The nucleotide window GACAGGCGCGGCGGATAATGTTTTTCAGTTCACGGATATTGCCTGGCCAGTTGTATTGATGGAAACACTTCCATACTTCCGGAGATATTTTACCACAGGTTTTTTCCAGTTCTTTTTCCACCTGTTCTACAAAGGCTGCCACAAAGAGCGGCAGGTCTTCGCGACGTTCGCGCAAAGGTGGAATGTAGATCGTGAATTCATTAAAACGATGGAAGAGGTCTTCCCTGAACTTGCCACGCTGTACCGATTCAGAGAGCTTTTCATTGGAAGCTACAATAATACGTACGTCCACCGGTATCTCCTTGAGGCTTCCCACTCTCCGGATTACTTTCTCCTGCAATACACGCAGCATCGCTACCTGTATATCATAAGAGAGATTGGATATTTCATCCAGGAAAAGCGTACCACCTTGTGCCTGTTCGAAAGCGCCAATTTTAGTATTGATAGCCCCTGTAAATGAACCTTTTTCATGACCAAACAATTCGCTGGCGGCCAGTTCTTTCGAAAGGCTGCCGCAATCCAGTGCCACAAAAGGTTGTGAAGAGCGTTTACTATGATGATGGATCAGATGTGCAACAGATTCCTTACCGGTACCTGTTTCGCCGAAGATGATCACACTATAGTCCGTTGGTGCTACCAATTTGATCTGGCGAATGAGTTCACGGGCACCATCGCTTTCTCCGTACACATACTTTTCATTTTTTTCACTCTGGTTGCGGGACAACAATGTTTCCCGGGCTTCCGGGGCGCTGCCGGTATCTACCGGCTGTACAGCCATACGTTCTTGTTCGGATTCCTTATGAGCAAATGCCTTATGTACGAGGTTGAGGATTTCATCGGGATACAGTGGTTTGGACAAATAATCATAGGCGCCATTTTTCACCATTTCCACGGCTACACGAACATCGGTATAACCGGTGATGATGATGACAATGGTTTGCGGATTTATCTGTTGTATATCCTGCAACAACTGCGCACCGTCTGTATCTTTCAGCCTGTAGTCACAAAGCACCAGGTCGAATGTTTTTTCCTTCATCATTTTCAGGGCAGCGGCGCCCGTCATGGTGGTGTCCACATTAAATCCGTGTTTGCTCAGGAATTTACTCAGGAGCGTACAGATATTAATTTCATCATCTATGATCAGAATATTTTTCATACTTCTCTAATATGTGGTATTGTCAACAGCTAATTAAAATTACTAATAAATCCCGGCTCTTTCGTGCTAGTGCCTGATACTTCCGATTAATTCATCAACATGTTTTACACTAAAAGGTTTTGCGAGGAAGAAAGTTGCTCCTGCGCTCAAAGCCTTCTGTTTTTCCATGCCGTTATCGTAGGCACTAATGGTAATGACCGGTAAAGTTGGGCACTTTTTCCTGATCACTGGCAATGCTTCCAGCCCCGAACCATCCGGGAGGTGGATATCAAGAAACAGCAGGTCTGGCTGCTGCTGTTGCAGAAACGACAGACCTTCATTCAATGCATGGACATATTTAACATTATATCCATGTCGTACAAGTGTCAGCTGCAACAGTCGGCAGATATCCGGTTCATCATCTATGATCAGAATACAAGGACCTTTCCTTATATCATCCGTTGAACCCAATCCGGACAGGTTCAAGGTTGTCTTTTTTGGTTGTAACATATTTATGTTTGTTCCATTGTTCCATCAAAAGACGTGCGATCAAATAACACACTGTAGACTCTGCTCCCTGGTTCTGGTTGACGTTGTAACGTTCCAGACCATCATAGCAGCCATATGTCAG belongs to Chitinophaga sp. HK235 and includes:
- a CDS encoding sigma-54 dependent transcriptional regulator, giving the protein MKNILIIDDEINICTLLSKFLSKHGFNVDTTMTGAAALKMMKEKTFDLVLCDYRLKDTDGAQLLQDIQQINPQTIVIIITGYTDVRVAVEMVKNGAYDYLSKPLYPDEILNLVHKAFAHKESEQERMAVQPVDTGSAPEARETLLSRNQSEKNEKYVYGESDGARELIRQIKLVAPTDYSVIIFGETGTGKESVAHLIHHHSKRSSQPFVALDCGSLSKELAASELFGHEKGSFTGAINTKIGAFEQAQGGTLFLDEISNLSYDIQVAMLRVLQEKVIRRVGSLKEIPVDVRIIVASNEKLSESVQRGKFREDLFHRFNEFTIYIPPLRERREDLPLFVAAFVEQVEKELEKTCGKISPEVWKCFHQYNWPGNIRELKNIIRRACLLTPEMQEISMSALPLEMKEAFAQPVEEMPLSGELALMANDNDLKTVALQAEYNKIINVLKEVKYNKTKAAQLLNIDRKTLYNKLRLLNINY
- a CDS encoding response regulator; translated protein: MNLSGLGSTDDIRKGPCILIIDDEPDICRLLQLTLVRHGYNVKYVHALNEGLSFLQQQQPDLLFLDIHLPDGSGLEALPVIRKKCPTLPVITISAYDNGMEKQKALSAGATFFLAKPFSVKHVDELIGSIRH